A DNA window from Halomicrobium mukohataei DSM 12286 contains the following coding sequences:
- a CDS encoding molybdopterin molybdotransferase MoeA has protein sequence MTDDPRGVGFREQTRLGPARERLLDSLSPVSRTEAVPITDADGRALASEHTARRPVPHYPRAAMDGFAVRAEDTFGATRRSPVRLERSESVGPNAACRVHTGSELPEGADAVVQVEQVEADDATIEVFDAVASGQNVAPVGDDVSDGQHLFDPGHQLRPSDLGLLKALGVETVAVFDRPRFSVVPTGEELVQSDPEPGEVVETNGQTVAQYVRRWGGEPTYRDVVTDDEAALRSAIERDLDHDLIVTTGGSSVGERDLLPAVVDDLGTVSVHGVALKPGHPVAFGRVEETPILVLPGYPVATIVNAVQLLRPALKKLAHLPEREPPVTEARLERKVASEVGTRSFVRVRLDRDGDERTATPTRASGAGVLSSVALADGWVVVPEDSEGYDAGRTVAVEDWEWSP, from the coding sequence ATGACAGACGACCCTCGAGGCGTCGGATTCAGAGAGCAGACGCGGCTCGGGCCGGCCCGCGAGCGGTTGCTCGACTCGCTGTCGCCGGTGTCTCGAACGGAGGCGGTGCCGATCACGGACGCCGACGGACGGGCACTCGCGAGCGAACACACAGCCCGGCGACCGGTGCCACACTATCCGCGCGCGGCGATGGACGGCTTCGCCGTTCGGGCCGAGGACACGTTCGGAGCGACCCGACGATCGCCGGTCCGACTGGAGCGATCGGAGTCGGTCGGCCCGAACGCCGCGTGCCGCGTCCACACTGGGAGCGAACTGCCGGAGGGTGCCGACGCGGTCGTACAGGTCGAGCAGGTCGAGGCCGACGACGCGACGATCGAGGTGTTCGACGCCGTCGCCAGCGGCCAGAACGTCGCGCCGGTCGGTGACGACGTCTCGGACGGACAGCACCTGTTCGATCCCGGCCACCAGCTCCGTCCCTCCGATCTGGGACTGTTGAAGGCACTCGGAGTCGAGACCGTGGCGGTGTTCGATCGCCCACGGTTCAGCGTCGTCCCGACGGGCGAGGAACTCGTCCAGTCCGATCCCGAACCCGGCGAAGTCGTCGAGACGAACGGCCAGACCGTCGCTCAGTACGTCCGGCGGTGGGGAGGGGAACCGACCTACCGTGACGTGGTCACCGACGACGAGGCCGCGCTTCGGTCGGCCATCGAACGAGATCTCGACCACGACCTGATCGTGACGACCGGCGGCTCCTCGGTCGGCGAGCGGGATCTCTTGCCGGCGGTCGTCGACGATCTCGGGACGGTCTCGGTCCACGGCGTCGCACTCAAGCCCGGCCACCCGGTCGCGTTCGGCCGCGTCGAGGAGACGCCGATCCTCGTGTTACCGGGCTATCCGGTGGCGACGATCGTCAACGCCGTCCAGCTGCTCCGGCCGGCCCTCAAGAAGCTCGCACACCTCCCCGAGCGCGAGCCACCGGTGACGGAGGCCCGTCTGGAGCGAAAGGTCGCGAGCGAGGTCGGGACGCGCTCGTTCGTCCGCGTTCGACTGGATCGTGACGGCGACGAGCGGACGGCGACACCCACCAGAGCCAGCGGTGCCGGCGTCCTCTCCAGCGTCGCGCTGGCCGACGGCTGGGTCGTCGTTCCAGAAGACAGCGAGGGGTACGACGCCGGTCGGACCGTCGCCGTCGAGGACTGGGAGTGGTCGCCGTGA